One genomic segment of Sminthopsis crassicaudata isolate SCR6 chromosome 2, ASM4859323v1, whole genome shotgun sequence includes these proteins:
- the LOC141552963 gene encoding gliomedin-like, with amino-acid sequence MWETLVQDTQYAAAHVVIAENVGKHLDFLFYAFTGHIVKEFKDQVSLLNNSYRPIHLRYLFYGCGHAVHNNYLYYQKGGSNVIVRFEFATETSETLKIENALHSGRNYLFVNSKTYFNFAIDEKGLWIIYASSLDGSSIFVAQLEQSTFSVIQHINTTYPKSKAGNAFVACGVLYVTDTKDMKITFAFDLLKGKQINVSFDLRTSQSVLAMLAYNLRDQHLYTWEDGYLMLYPVQFL; translated from the exons ATGTGGGAGACCCTGGTACAGGACACCCAGTATGCAG CTGCTCATGTAGTCATTGCAGAGAATGTGGGCAAACACCTTGACTTCCTTTTCTATGCATTCACAGGCCACATTGTGAAAGAATTTAAGGATCAAGTCTCCCTTCTGAACAACAGTTACAGGCCCATTCACCTCAGGTACTTATTCTACGGCTGTGGGCATGCTGTCCATAACAACTACCTCTACTATCAGAAAGGAGGCTCCAATGTCATTGTGAG atttgaATTTGCAACAGAAACATCTGAGACACTGAAGATTGAAAATGCCTTGCACTCGGGTCGAAATTATCTCTTTGTAAACTCAAAGACATACTTCAATTTCGCTATTGATGAAAAGGGCCTTTGGATTATCTATGCTTCAAGTTTGGATGGGTCCAGTATCTTTGTGGCCCAACTAGAGCAAAGTACCTTCTCAGTCATTCAACATATCAACACCACGTACCCCAAATCCAAAGCAGGCAATGCCTTTGTTGCCTGTGGCGTCCTCTATGTCACGGACACCAAAGATATGAAGATAACCTTTGCTTTTGATTTGTTAAAGGGGAAACAGATCAATGTGAGTTTTGACCTAAGAACTTCACAGTCTGTTCTTGCCATGTTAGCTTACAACTTGAGAGATCAGCATCTCTATACATGGGAAGATGGCTATTTAATGTTATATCCTGTTCAGTTTTTGTAA